A single window of Intrasporangium calvum DSM 43043 DNA harbors:
- a CDS encoding ABC transporter ATP-binding protein, whose product MTAAVISGRAIGWRVGGAQILDDVTLDVGAGELLGIIGPNGAGKSSLVNILSGVTRPTTGTVHLAGDDVTRRSATRRARLGLSRSFQTSALFDGLTAGENVHLAVQASGSAPFSPFRTARPRRTPDAGEGVEALLHRVRIRGRGATLARDLSHGDRRKLELAMALASNPKALLLDEPMAGVSAEDVDGLTEIIGEVRDSGVAVAMVEHHMHVVLGLADRVAVLHHGQLLATGSPRAVTHDERVQQAYLGEAL is encoded by the coding sequence GTGACCGCAGCCGTCATCAGTGGGCGCGCCATCGGCTGGCGGGTCGGTGGCGCCCAGATCCTCGATGACGTAACGCTCGACGTCGGGGCCGGTGAGCTGCTCGGCATCATCGGCCCCAACGGGGCGGGCAAGTCCTCGCTCGTCAACATCCTGAGCGGTGTCACCCGCCCGACGACCGGCACCGTGCACCTCGCCGGCGATGACGTGACGAGGCGGTCCGCAACCCGTCGGGCCCGCCTCGGTCTGTCACGGTCGTTCCAGACCTCCGCCCTCTTCGACGGCCTCACGGCGGGGGAGAACGTCCACCTCGCCGTCCAGGCGAGTGGTTCGGCGCCGTTCTCGCCGTTCCGCACGGCCCGACCGCGGCGGACTCCCGATGCCGGTGAGGGGGTCGAGGCACTGCTGCACCGAGTGCGGATCCGCGGACGGGGCGCCACGCTGGCTCGGGACCTGTCCCACGGGGACCGGCGCAAGCTGGAGCTGGCCATGGCGCTGGCGTCGAACCCCAAGGCGCTGCTCCTCGACGAGCCGATGGCCGGGGTCTCCGCCGAAGACGTCGACGGGCTGACGGAGATCATCGGCGAGGTCCGCGACTCGGGTGTCGCCGTCGCGATGGTGGAGCACCACATGCACGTCGTCCTCGGCCTCGCGGACCGCGTGGCCGTGCTGCACCACGGGCAGCTCCTCGCCACCGGTTCGCCCCGCGCGGTCACGCATGACGAACGCGTCCAACAGGCCTACCTGGGAGAAGCCCTGTGA
- a CDS encoding 3-hydroxybutyrate dehydrogenase, giving the protein MPDARNDARDDESGPRPARGTTDDAVATNPVDLTGRTALVTGAASGIGAAIARALSRAGATVHAVDRDDAGLTALAEEATLTTVVADLADLDALADLPTDVDILVNNAGIQHVSPIEEFPLDRFDFILDLMLVSPFRLIRQSLPHMYAGGWGRVINISSVHGLRASPFKSAYVTAKHGLEGLSKVVALEGAPHGVTSVCINPAYVRTPLVETQIADQARTHGIPESEVIEKIMLSPVAVKRLVEPAEVAALALFLCGPAAASVTGTSFVMDGGWTAH; this is encoded by the coding sequence ATGCCAGACGCCCGCAACGATGCCCGCGACGACGAGTCCGGGCCCCGCCCCGCACGCGGGACCACGGACGACGCGGTGGCGACCAACCCGGTGGACCTCACCGGCCGTACGGCGCTCGTCACGGGGGCCGCGAGCGGGATCGGGGCAGCCATCGCCCGAGCCCTGAGCCGGGCCGGCGCGACCGTCCATGCCGTCGACCGCGACGACGCCGGGCTCACCGCCCTCGCGGAGGAGGCGACGCTGACGACGGTCGTCGCGGACCTGGCCGACCTCGACGCCCTGGCCGACCTGCCGACGGACGTGGACATCCTCGTCAACAACGCGGGCATCCAGCACGTGAGCCCGATCGAGGAGTTCCCGCTCGACCGGTTCGACTTCATCCTCGACCTCATGCTCGTGTCACCCTTCCGCCTCATCCGCCAGTCGCTGCCGCACATGTATGCCGGCGGTTGGGGACGGGTCATCAACATCTCGAGCGTGCACGGCCTCCGGGCGAGCCCCTTCAAGTCGGCCTACGTCACCGCCAAGCACGGGCTGGAGGGACTCTCGAAGGTGGTCGCCCTGGAAGGCGCACCGCACGGGGTGACGTCCGTGTGCATCAACCCGGCCTATGTGCGCACCCCTCTCGTCGAGACCCAGATCGCCGACCAGGCCCGCACCCACGGCATCCCCGAGAGCGAGGTCATCGAGAAGATCATGCTCTCGCCGGTCGCTGTCAAGCGGCTCGTCGAGCCGGCCGAGGTCGCCGCCCTCGCCCTGTTCCTCTGCGGCCCCGCCGCCGCGTCGGTCACCGGGACGTCCTTCGTCATGGACGGCGGCTGGACTGCCCACTGA
- a CDS encoding branched-chain amino acid ABC transporter permease, which yields MTDFVLIMVTGVGLGALYFLAASGLSIIYGLMGVLNFAHGAFMMAGSYAGWLTMGALPGSWSVATRLLVAVVVALAVGAVIGLLVEVVLIRPLYRHHIQQVLVTVGLALASVAAAQGIWGADPRTVEKPEWMGGTTLVLGARLPNDRFLFILVAVAVFLGLLALLHYTRLGLIIRAGVENRTMVEALGINVHRTFTVVFALGGAAAALAGLLYSQYAGTVSPAQGGSLLIYAFIVVVIGGMGSLVGTAVAAVAVGLVQQLANFYAASGVGDLSVVLLLALVLLLRPTSLKGAPA from the coding sequence ATGACCGACTTCGTCCTCATCATGGTCACCGGCGTCGGACTCGGCGCGCTGTACTTCCTCGCGGCCAGTGGCCTCAGCATCATCTACGGGCTGATGGGCGTGCTGAACTTCGCCCACGGCGCGTTCATGATGGCCGGCTCCTACGCCGGGTGGCTGACCATGGGGGCCCTCCCCGGCAGCTGGTCCGTCGCGACCCGCCTGCTGGTCGCGGTCGTCGTGGCCCTGGCCGTCGGGGCCGTCATCGGCCTTCTCGTGGAGGTGGTCCTCATCCGGCCCCTCTACCGGCACCACATCCAGCAGGTTCTGGTCACGGTCGGCCTGGCCCTGGCGAGCGTGGCGGCGGCGCAGGGCATCTGGGGCGCCGACCCACGCACCGTCGAGAAGCCCGAGTGGATGGGCGGAACGACCCTGGTTCTCGGCGCGCGGTTGCCGAACGACCGGTTCCTCTTCATCCTCGTCGCAGTCGCCGTCTTCCTCGGGCTGCTCGCGCTGCTCCACTACACGCGGCTCGGGCTCATCATCCGGGCGGGGGTGGAGAACCGGACCATGGTGGAGGCGCTCGGGATCAACGTGCACCGCACCTTCACCGTCGTCTTCGCCCTCGGTGGGGCGGCGGCGGCGCTCGCCGGGTTGCTCTACTCCCAGTACGCCGGCACGGTCTCGCCCGCTCAGGGCGGCTCACTGCTCATCTACGCCTTCATCGTCGTGGTCATCGGTGGCATGGGTTCGCTGGTGGGGACGGCGGTGGCTGCCGTGGCCGTGGGTCTCGTCCAGCAGCTCGCCAACTTCTATGCGGCCAGCGGGGTCGGTGACCTGTCCGTCGTCCTCTTGTTGGCCCTGGTCCTGCTGCTGCGTCCGACGTCCCTGAAGGGAGCCCCCGCATGA
- a CDS encoding branched-chain amino acid ABC transporter permease: MRPASLVKVLPAALVVAVLVYLPYLPIELPGVLPGRVNGPGSLQLLATCLVIAGVALSYDVLFGRTGLLSFGHALFVAAGSYLLTISLADWSLPLPVAIVVSLATTTLLALVVGGIALRVSGIAFAMVTLAFAQAASIIVMRNPGGVTGGEEGKSLNRSAVPDLLVGVAHAPYRYWLALGFVVVSFVAVTLLVRSRAGHAMAAIRENEARAAVLGFDTYRVKLLAIVVGAFLGGLGGVVHALVLGGSSPHVTTTEFTLALLIMVVLGGAGSTWGALLGGFLYTYADARLVELSGAGFADALPDVAQQVLAEPLFVLGLFFIVIVYFAPAGLTGLGGRLVRRGRAT; encoded by the coding sequence ATGAGGCCCGCCTCGCTGGTCAAGGTCCTCCCGGCCGCGCTCGTCGTCGCCGTGCTCGTCTACCTGCCCTACCTGCCCATCGAGCTGCCCGGGGTCCTCCCGGGGCGGGTGAACGGTCCGGGAAGCCTGCAGCTGCTCGCAACGTGCCTCGTCATCGCGGGCGTCGCACTCAGCTACGACGTCCTCTTCGGACGGACCGGCCTGCTCAGCTTCGGGCACGCCCTCTTCGTCGCGGCCGGCAGCTACCTCCTGACGATCTCCCTCGCGGACTGGTCCCTGCCGCTGCCGGTGGCGATCGTCGTCTCGCTCGCGACGACGACGTTGCTCGCTCTCGTGGTCGGGGGAATCGCCCTGCGGGTAAGTGGGATCGCCTTCGCCATGGTCACCCTCGCGTTCGCCCAGGCGGCGTCCATCATCGTCATGCGCAACCCGGGCGGAGTGACCGGGGGCGAGGAGGGCAAGTCCCTCAACCGCAGCGCCGTGCCGGACCTCCTCGTCGGGGTGGCCCACGCGCCATACCGGTACTGGCTCGCCCTCGGCTTCGTCGTCGTGTCCTTCGTCGCGGTGACCCTGCTCGTCCGCTCCAGGGCGGGACACGCGATGGCGGCCATCCGGGAGAACGAGGCCCGCGCCGCGGTCCTCGGCTTCGACACCTACCGCGTCAAGCTCCTGGCGATCGTGGTCGGCGCCTTTCTCGGGGGGCTCGGGGGCGTCGTCCACGCCCTCGTCCTCGGCGGCTCCAGCCCGCATGTCACGACCACCGAGTTCACGCTGGCGCTGTTGATCATGGTCGTCCTCGGAGGAGCCGGGAGCACCTGGGGGGCACTGCTCGGCGGCTTCCTCTACACCTACGCGGATGCGCGTCTCGTCGAGCTCAGCGGGGCCGGCTTCGCCGACGCGCTGCCCGACGTCGCCCAGCAGGTCCTCGCCGAGCCGCTCTTCGTGCTCGGGCTCTTCTTCATCGTCATCGTCTACTTCGCTCCGGCCGGCCTGACCGGACTCGGGGGCCGGCTCGTCAGGAGAGGTCGCGCAACATGA
- a CDS encoding ABC transporter ATP-binding protein, with product MTEQPTARDPRSPSPSEVGPVLTVADLHVRYGGSHVLQGVSFDVPATGVTALLGRNGVGKTTTLKAIIGLAPRSGRIVLRGKEIQDEPTPRIIRAGIGYVPEDREVFGGLTVDENLRLVDPDLGVDAPIVGRLFPDLVARGKQRAGTLSGGQQQMVSLARVLLRTTSVLLVDEPTKGLAPKLVTEVADVLAEVARTTPILLVEQNLPLVRRIADTVVVLDAGQVVHRGGAAELVADADLTRELLGVSMRREGVA from the coding sequence GTGACTGAACAGCCCACCGCTCGCGACCCCAGGTCGCCGTCCCCCTCGGAGGTCGGCCCGGTCCTCACCGTCGCGGACCTCCACGTCCGGTACGGGGGCTCCCACGTCCTGCAGGGCGTCTCGTTCGACGTGCCGGCGACCGGCGTGACGGCCCTGCTCGGACGAAACGGCGTGGGAAAGACCACCACACTCAAGGCGATCATCGGACTCGCCCCCCGCAGCGGACGAATCGTCTTGCGGGGAAAGGAGATCCAGGACGAGCCGACACCGCGGATCATCCGTGCCGGCATCGGGTACGTCCCCGAGGACCGCGAGGTGTTCGGGGGTCTCACCGTCGACGAGAACCTGCGCCTCGTCGACCCTGACCTCGGCGTGGACGCGCCGATCGTCGGTCGACTGTTTCCCGACCTCGTCGCCCGCGGCAAGCAACGAGCGGGGACCCTGTCCGGGGGCCAGCAGCAGATGGTCTCGCTGGCTCGGGTCCTGCTGCGGACCACGTCGGTCCTGCTCGTCGACGAGCCCACGAAGGGTCTCGCGCCCAAGCTCGTCACCGAGGTCGCCGACGTGCTGGCCGAGGTGGCCCGCACCACCCCGATCCTGCTGGTCGAGCAGAACCTGCCGCTGGTGCGGCGGATCGCCGACACCGTGGTGGTCCTCGACGCAGGCCAGGTCGTCCATCGCGGGGGAGCGGCCGAGCTCGTCGCGGACGCAGACCTCACGCGTGAGCTGCTCGGCGTCTCGATGCGACGCGAGGGAGTGGCATGA
- a CDS encoding alpha/beta hydrolase, with translation MSIAPAFVIEQPVGSLAIHDLTLGVAREDAPVIVAVHGITANGLSWRRVADEVGRRHGPGSIRFLAPDLRGRGGSRRVPAPYGLAAHVKDLTSIASVFGAAPLLVGHSMGAFVAALALATHPERFSAAVLVDGGLAFPAPPDLDIDAALTAVIGPAMDRLAMRFDGLEDYLAFWEHHPSLGPALRGAAGDAVREYLSHDLVEDEAGSGRWRSSCVLEAVRVDGADVLADPVTHGAVRRADDLGRPVELVWAHRGLLNEPQGLYDEGRLAALDLPPGVRVTAVDANHYDVILDEPGVTAVVDAIDRHLGRSG, from the coding sequence ATGAGCATCGCGCCTGCATTCGTCATCGAGCAGCCGGTCGGCAGTCTCGCGATCCACGACCTGACCCTGGGGGTCGCCCGCGAGGACGCCCCGGTCATCGTGGCCGTCCACGGGATCACCGCGAACGGTCTGTCGTGGCGCAGGGTGGCCGACGAGGTCGGGCGTCGCCATGGCCCCGGATCGATCCGCTTCCTCGCACCCGACCTGCGTGGCCGTGGCGGCAGTCGCCGTGTGCCGGCGCCCTACGGTCTGGCTGCTCACGTGAAGGACCTGACGTCCATCGCGTCCGTCTTCGGGGCGGCTCCGCTCCTCGTCGGGCACTCGATGGGAGCGTTCGTCGCTGCCTTGGCGCTGGCGACCCATCCCGAGCGGTTCTCCGCAGCGGTCCTGGTCGACGGAGGCCTGGCCTTCCCGGCCCCCCCGGACCTCGACATCGACGCAGCGCTGACGGCGGTGATCGGGCCGGCCATGGACCGGCTCGCCATGCGCTTCGACGGCCTCGAGGACTACCTCGCCTTCTGGGAGCACCATCCGAGTCTCGGCCCGGCGTTGCGTGGCGCGGCCGGCGATGCGGTCCGTGAGTACCTCAGCCACGACCTCGTCGAGGACGAGGCTGGCTCCGGCCGGTGGCGCAGCTCGTGCGTGCTGGAGGCCGTCCGGGTCGACGGCGCGGACGTCCTCGCCGACCCGGTGACCCACGGAGCCGTCCGGCGTGCGGACGACCTCGGCAGGCCGGTCGAGCTCGTCTGGGCCCACCGGGGCCTGCTGAACGAGCCACAGGGCCTGTACGACGAGGGGCGACTCGCCGCGCTCGACCTGCCGCCCGGCGTTCGCGTCACGGCCGTCGACGCCAACCACTACGACGTCATCCTCGACGAGCCGGGGGTCACCGCGGTGGTGGACGCGATCGACCGGCACCTGGGGAGGTCGGGCTGA
- a CDS encoding substrate-binding domain-containing protein, translating into MSKRWSVVLAGALLSMSVAACGTPGEPGAPAEQGTPGAGGGTSAAPVKVGLVYSKSGPLATYGEQYRQGFEAGLGYATQGTGEVNGHKVEITEQDDAGDPAKAVAAATDLIGQGNQIIAGSTSSGVALQVAPIANDNKVLFISGPAAADAVTGANKYTFRSGRQTYQDVATAGSMLGDVSGKKVTVLAQDSAFGKANVAAVTAVLGGKGATVDSVEVPAAATDVTPFATKIKGASPDLLFVAWAGANAASMWSTLEQQGVFESTKVVTGLDIKPTHAIFGKASTQINFLSHFFDGAADNAAYQALEKGLSDQGATVDLFTNDGFVAAQMIVHAIEASDTDVDAMVAALEGWSFEGPKGQIQIRPEDHAVLQPMFTATLKQEGSTIVPVLGETLDAATVAPPVTPFK; encoded by the coding sequence GTGTCCAAGCGTTGGAGTGTCGTGCTGGCGGGAGCGCTGCTCAGCATGTCCGTGGCAGCATGTGGCACGCCGGGAGAGCCGGGCGCGCCTGCCGAGCAGGGCACCCCAGGTGCGGGCGGGGGCACGTCGGCAGCGCCGGTGAAGGTCGGTCTGGTCTACTCGAAGTCCGGCCCGCTGGCCACCTACGGCGAACAGTACCGGCAGGGCTTCGAGGCCGGCCTGGGGTACGCCACCCAGGGGACCGGCGAGGTCAACGGGCACAAGGTCGAGATCACGGAGCAGGACGACGCCGGCGACCCGGCGAAGGCGGTCGCCGCAGCGACCGACCTCATCGGGCAGGGCAACCAGATCATCGCCGGCTCGACGTCGTCCGGGGTCGCGCTCCAGGTCGCCCCGATCGCGAACGACAACAAGGTCCTGTTCATCTCCGGGCCGGCCGCCGCCGACGCGGTCACGGGCGCCAACAAGTACACGTTCCGTTCCGGTCGGCAGACCTACCAGGACGTCGCCACCGCGGGCTCGATGCTCGGTGACGTGTCCGGCAAGAAGGTCACCGTGCTCGCCCAGGACAGCGCCTTCGGCAAGGCCAACGTCGCGGCCGTCACGGCCGTCCTCGGAGGCAAGGGTGCCACGGTCGACTCCGTGGAGGTGCCGGCGGCGGCCACCGACGTGACCCCGTTCGCCACGAAGATCAAGGGCGCTTCCCCAGACCTGCTCTTCGTCGCGTGGGCCGGGGCCAACGCTGCGTCGATGTGGTCGACCCTCGAGCAGCAGGGCGTCTTCGAGTCGACCAAGGTGGTGACCGGGCTCGACATCAAGCCGACGCACGCGATCTTCGGCAAGGCGTCGACGCAGATCAACTTCCTGTCCCACTTCTTCGATGGGGCGGCCGACAATGCGGCCTACCAGGCCCTCGAGAAGGGACTCTCCGACCAGGGCGCGACCGTCGACCTGTTCACCAACGACGGATTCGTCGCGGCGCAGATGATCGTCCACGCCATCGAGGCGAGCGACACCGACGTGGATGCCATGGTCGCTGCCCTGGAGGGGTGGTCGTTCGAGGGCCCCAAGGGCCAGATCCAGATCCGGCCCGAGGACCACGCCGTGCTGCAGCCGATGTTCACGGCCACGCTCAAGCAGGAGGGCAGCACCATCGTGCCGGTCCTCGGCGAGACCCTCGACGCGGCAACCGTGGCTCCTCCGGTCACCCCGTTCAAGTGA
- a CDS encoding helix-turn-helix domain-containing protein encodes MTTSADTVTEQVLHLLELLASGATVADIAATTAPPAARDLALRIAHTRDVHQHREAGLTALLDTSRELATEHDPAQVLEAIVRRARHLLQTDLAYLTLYDAEADDIFMRATSGSVSAAFQSVRLALGDGLGGLVASTRKPYWTADYWSDDRFQHTGTIDGAVGEEGIVSICGTPLIVESDFVGVLFAANRTARPFTREDVALLTNLATLAAVTLVQTRALADAEHAVQALKEAHETVRQYAAGIEKAAAAHDRFANLVLGGGGVEGITHAVAELLGGWAVLLDENGAVRSSTGPAPDLVRSPEAQLLQDRAATAGGRLVHEGGTYAVMINAAHERLGTLLLGEVGSLHDADARTVERAGMVTSLVLLFERNAADARQAERNRVLSDLVAGRGTEAERVQLARGAGFDPVVVPFCLLVMLGEDTATTRALIMSASTAAGEGSLVGADDDHIVALVPASDADALAKSIAARVGRRSPVTVAGVGPVAGIGGIPAAHEEGARTARALIALGRRGQGAAATQLGFAGLIVGSDPDVADYVNRILAPVLDYDERRGTDLLGTLEAYFAAGSSPRHAAAGLHVHVNTVSQRLERIGALLGPSWQHPEEALELQLALRLRRLLVAT; translated from the coding sequence GTGACGACGTCCGCGGACACGGTGACCGAGCAGGTGCTCCACCTGCTCGAGCTGCTGGCCTCCGGAGCCACCGTCGCCGACATCGCCGCCACCACGGCCCCACCCGCCGCCCGGGACCTGGCGCTGCGCATCGCTCACACCCGCGACGTCCACCAGCACCGGGAGGCCGGGCTCACCGCCCTCCTCGACACCTCCCGCGAGCTCGCCACCGAGCACGATCCGGCGCAGGTCCTCGAGGCGATCGTCCGCCGGGCCCGGCACCTGCTCCAGACCGACCTCGCCTACCTCACGCTCTACGACGCAGAGGCCGACGACATCTTCATGCGGGCCACTTCTGGATCGGTCTCGGCCGCGTTCCAGTCGGTCCGGCTGGCCCTCGGCGACGGCCTCGGAGGGCTGGTCGCCTCGACCCGCAAGCCCTACTGGACCGCCGACTACTGGTCAGACGACCGGTTCCAGCACACCGGGACCATTGACGGAGCCGTGGGCGAGGAGGGCATCGTCTCCATCTGCGGCACGCCGCTCATCGTCGAGTCCGACTTCGTCGGGGTGCTGTTCGCGGCGAACCGTACCGCCCGGCCCTTCACCCGGGAGGACGTGGCGCTGCTGACCAACCTCGCGACCCTCGCTGCCGTGACCCTCGTCCAGACCCGCGCCCTCGCGGACGCAGAGCACGCCGTGCAGGCGCTCAAGGAGGCGCACGAGACGGTTCGCCAGTACGCCGCGGGAATCGAGAAGGCGGCCGCGGCCCACGACCGCTTCGCCAATCTGGTCCTCGGTGGGGGCGGGGTCGAGGGCATCACCCACGCGGTGGCCGAGCTCCTCGGCGGCTGGGCGGTGCTGCTCGACGAGAACGGCGCGGTCCGCTCGTCCACCGGTCCGGCGCCGGACCTCGTTCGCAGCCCCGAGGCCCAGCTGCTGCAGGACCGGGCCGCGACGGCGGGCGGCCGACTCGTCCACGAGGGCGGGACCTACGCCGTGATGATCAACGCCGCGCACGAGCGCCTCGGCACCCTCCTCCTCGGGGAGGTCGGCTCCCTTCACGATGCGGACGCGCGGACCGTCGAGCGCGCCGGGATGGTGACCTCGCTCGTGCTGCTCTTCGAGCGCAACGCGGCCGACGCGCGACAGGCCGAGCGCAACCGGGTGCTGTCAGACCTCGTCGCCGGCCGGGGCACGGAGGCCGAGCGGGTCCAGCTCGCCCGCGGGGCCGGCTTCGACCCGGTGGTCGTGCCGTTCTGCCTGCTCGTCATGCTTGGCGAGGACACCGCGACGACCCGTGCGCTCATCATGTCGGCGAGCACGGCCGCGGGCGAAGGCTCGCTCGTCGGAGCCGATGACGACCACATCGTGGCTCTCGTGCCGGCCAGCGACGCCGATGCGCTGGCCAAGTCCATCGCTGCGCGTGTCGGCCGCAGGTCTCCGGTGACCGTGGCTGGGGTCGGACCCGTCGCCGGGATCGGCGGCATCCCCGCGGCCCATGAGGAGGGAGCCCGGACCGCCCGGGCCCTCATCGCGCTCGGTCGCCGTGGCCAGGGCGCGGCCGCCACCCAGCTCGGCTTCGCCGGCCTCATCGTCGGCTCGGACCCCGACGTCGCCGACTACGTCAACCGCATCCTGGCCCCGGTGCTGGACTATGACGAACGGCGGGGGACCGACCTCCTCGGCACCCTCGAGGCCTACTTCGCGGCGGGGTCGAGCCCACGGCACGCGGCCGCCGGCCTGCACGTCCACGTCAACACCGTGTCGCAACGACTGGAGCGCATCGGGGCCCTGCTCGGTCCCTCGTGGCAGCACCCGGAGGAGGCGCTCGAGCTGCAGCTCGCCCTGCGCCTCCGTCGGCTCCTCGTCGCGACCTGA
- the dxs gene encoding 1-deoxy-D-xylulose-5-phosphate synthase, whose product MSLLDQIESPADLKALPAADLPTLAEEIRSFLVTEVSQTGGHLGPNLGVVELTIALHRVFDSPRDTIVFDTGHQSYVHKLLTGRHDFSRLKKQGGLSGYPCRAESEHDVVENSHASTALSWADGIAKGRRLRGEMGRHTVAVIGDGALTGGMAWEAINNIAVDKDLPLVIVVNDNERSYAPTIGGLAEHLATLRTTQGYERFLDWGKRSLARTPVVGGAMFETLHGVKKGIKDIVAPQGMFEDLGLKYYGPVDGHDEQAVEKALRQAKDFGGPVIVHVITQKGRGYQPAIDDVADHMHGIGKINPETGLPFEVSGRIWTDEFNDEMVRIGAERPDVVAITAAMLIPVGLDGFAAAYPDRVFDVGIAEQHAVTMASGLAFSGLHPVVAVYATFLNRAFDQVLMDCALHRAGVTFVLDRAGITGSDGASHNGMWDMTLTSIVPGLRLAAPRDGEQVKLQLREALDVSDGPTVLRFPKGDVAEPVAALRSVGGVDVLHESGPDAVDVLVVGVGAFAGMSVDVGEKLAAHGHSVRVVDPRWVLPVDPAVVELARSAGAVAVVEDNLVSGGVGAAVTLALRDAGLDVPVHCFGIPKRFLTHASRGQVLEEVGLTPDTVVAGLTARLT is encoded by the coding sequence GTGAGCCTGCTCGACCAGATCGAGAGCCCAGCGGACCTCAAGGCGCTCCCGGCAGCCGACCTGCCGACGCTCGCCGAGGAGATCCGCTCCTTCCTCGTCACCGAGGTCAGCCAGACCGGGGGACACCTCGGCCCCAACCTCGGCGTCGTCGAGCTGACCATCGCCCTGCACCGGGTCTTCGACTCGCCGCGCGACACGATCGTCTTCGACACCGGGCACCAGTCCTACGTCCACAAGCTGCTCACCGGCCGGCACGACTTCAGCAGGCTCAAGAAGCAGGGCGGCCTCTCCGGCTACCCGTGCCGCGCCGAGTCCGAGCACGACGTCGTCGAGAACTCGCACGCCTCCACCGCGCTCTCGTGGGCCGACGGCATCGCCAAGGGCCGCCGGCTGCGGGGGGAGATGGGACGCCACACGGTGGCGGTCATCGGGGACGGAGCCCTCACGGGGGGCATGGCATGGGAGGCGATCAACAACATCGCCGTCGACAAGGACCTGCCGCTCGTCATCGTCGTCAACGACAACGAGCGCTCCTACGCGCCGACCATCGGCGGCCTCGCCGAGCACCTCGCGACGCTGCGCACGACCCAGGGCTACGAGCGGTTCCTCGACTGGGGGAAGCGATCGCTCGCCCGGACGCCCGTCGTCGGTGGCGCCATGTTCGAGACGCTCCACGGGGTCAAGAAGGGGATCAAGGACATCGTTGCCCCGCAGGGGATGTTCGAGGACCTCGGCCTGAAGTACTACGGGCCCGTCGACGGCCATGACGAGCAGGCCGTCGAGAAGGCGCTGCGGCAGGCGAAGGACTTCGGCGGACCGGTCATCGTCCACGTCATCACCCAGAAGGGCCGTGGCTACCAGCCGGCCATCGACGACGTCGCCGACCACATGCACGGCATCGGCAAGATCAACCCTGAGACGGGACTGCCCTTCGAGGTCTCGGGGCGGATCTGGACCGACGAGTTCAACGACGAGATGGTGCGCATCGGGGCCGAGCGTCCGGATGTCGTGGCGATCACCGCCGCGATGCTCATCCCCGTGGGGCTCGACGGCTTCGCCGCCGCCTACCCCGACCGGGTCTTCGACGTCGGCATCGCCGAGCAGCACGCCGTCACCATGGCCTCGGGTCTCGCCTTCAGCGGGCTGCACCCCGTGGTCGCGGTCTACGCGACGTTCCTCAACCGCGCCTTCGACCAGGTCCTCATGGACTGTGCGCTCCACCGGGCCGGGGTCACGTTCGTCCTCGACCGGGCGGGGATCACGGGGAGCGACGGCGCCTCCCACAACGGCATGTGGGACATGACGTTGACCTCGATCGTCCCCGGGCTGCGCCTCGCTGCGCCGCGCGACGGCGAGCAGGTCAAGCTGCAGCTGCGCGAGGCGCTCGACGTGTCCGACGGTCCGACCGTGCTGCGCTTCCCCAAGGGCGACGTCGCCGAGCCGGTCGCGGCGCTCCGCTCCGTCGGTGGCGTCGACGTCCTCCACGAGAGCGGGCCGGACGCGGTCGACGTCCTCGTCGTCGGGGTGGGGGCGTTCGCCGGGATGTCCGTCGACGTGGGCGAGAAGCTCGCCGCCCACGGCCACTCGGTCCGGGTCGTCGACCCGCGCTGGGTGCTCCCGGTCGACCCGGCGGTCGTCGAGCTGGCCCGCTCGGCCGGCGCGGTCGCGGTCGTCGAGGACAACCTCGTGAGCGGGGGCGTCGGCGCAGCCGTCACGCTCGCCCTGCGCGACGCGGGCCTGGACGTGCCGGTGCACTGCTTCGGCATCCCCAAGCGCTTCCTCACCCACGCCTCGCGAGGCCAGGTCCTCGAGGAGGTCGGGCTGACCCCTGACACCGTCGTCGCCGGGCTGACCGCGCGGCTGACCTGA